The proteins below are encoded in one region of Prevotella melaninogenica ATCC 25845:
- a CDS encoding type I restriction endonuclease subunit R produces MATSNLNETTFEEHIAQQLAGSDLYNQRTSRDFDIEHLCDREMLERFLRQQPAVWAMLEHAFPGQETDEVVKQLNSQLNRGESMLKIFRKGFKIRGKDIKFAQFKPVLAGEDSEAYRLYRSNTFSIVRQMRYSTACSDKGNELDMCILLNGLPLFTFELKNEGTGQNYANGIYQYRYDRNPENRMLRHCLVHFVMDNNYVFMTTRLKGAETKFLPFNQDSVNPPIEDEYPVAYMWQHILQADSILDLLENFIKRYNDEDGKPVVIFPRFHQLRAVRKLRRKVSEEGAGHNYLVWHSAGSGKTKTMAWLAHQLANMTNEDHSCVFDSIIMVTDRIVLNRNMAEDVVNFEDVVGTVKDVRHGSKNLATAIDEGHRIIISTVQKFAFALKTLKREKHRQYAVIIDEAHTAVGNESAKDLVNALSTDEDLKNIPDFNPDEFEDEMDAFMAYQQIMRRSMHHMSYFAFTATPKDKTFVLYGDENHKEHDLYSMKQAIDEKFILDVLQNYKSYQTMFELIETTTDPEEKKKRFEEKKSLALIYGELNKNSYIMLRKATMMVDHFMKHTIGKIGGEAKAMVVCDSRRAAADYKRIIDKVIEQNYHGVIKTLVAFSGEVEDSHGHKCTEASMNDEGVHDDGIRIKFKGSDYKILIVANKFQTGFDQPLLHTMFVDRSLGGIQCIQTLSRLNRCCPGKDDTMVIDFRNNPEDVKAAFQRYYTDIDLLGEVDTQRMYTMMDDVNRWRIFSDDDVNRVVKMLQRKETAVGVPSLLKTIVTERVEPMTDEEKDRYRKYVNRYMRQYGFMAQLMDFVDPDLEKFYVFCRVFYKYLPYTKETLPMEVLDRIDLDKLRIQLNFDGQLELEDEDQQMASSRIGEVGQKQEDEKKTIAEILDIANSPFQDLLNENDKILKQIWIDILQDPDVTDAFSAGNSYDALIALVKEKFDEKVADQIEKYYNFQEELEKNQSFSMMLIRKFVDALAMRSRKASELAYDENTLKEALMVSLGEEFVDVCSHVRSFDEFVDVFFAVLNRSSLPSLDGADGIIKNALNNIYCNDHLQNFDKQTYFNSLLSKYESYLKKLYYLCHGEEVPSSTGDTDHSTLANAIHGFKCLWNLRHAATEEGKRFSGYLDMVRQWRNDEAHRAPITTDEEVNAAIKVLVAMYLFVTGNSITDLEMQEGAGTPTIKQDPDSHPQGYEAFEEDHLGYSVAAEPEPGEE; encoded by the coding sequence ATGGCAACAAGCAATCTTAACGAGACAACTTTTGAGGAGCATATTGCTCAGCAGTTGGCTGGCAGCGACCTCTATAATCAGCGCACCAGCCGCGACTTTGACATCGAACACCTCTGCGACCGAGAGATGCTGGAACGGTTTCTCCGCCAGCAACCCGCTGTATGGGCGATGCTCGAACATGCCTTCCCCGGGCAGGAGACCGATGAGGTGGTGAAGCAGCTGAACAGCCAGTTGAACCGTGGCGAGAGCATGCTCAAAATCTTCCGCAAGGGATTTAAGATAAGGGGGAAAGACATCAAGTTTGCCCAATTCAAACCTGTTCTCGCCGGGGAGGACAGTGAGGCTTATCGGCTCTATCGGTCCAACACTTTCAGCATCGTGCGCCAGATGCGCTATAGCACAGCCTGCAGCGACAAGGGCAACGAACTTGATATGTGCATCCTGCTCAACGGTCTGCCGCTCTTCACCTTCGAGCTGAAGAACGAGGGTACGGGGCAGAACTATGCCAACGGCATCTACCAGTACCGGTACGACCGCAATCCCGAGAACCGAATGTTGCGGCATTGCCTGGTACACTTCGTGATGGATAACAACTATGTGTTCATGACCACGCGGCTGAAAGGTGCCGAAACGAAGTTTCTGCCTTTCAACCAAGACAGCGTGAACCCGCCCATCGAAGACGAATATCCCGTGGCCTATATGTGGCAGCACATCCTACAAGCCGACAGCATACTGGACCTACTGGAGAACTTTATCAAGCGATACAACGATGAAGACGGCAAGCCCGTGGTGATCTTTCCTCGTTTCCATCAGCTACGAGCCGTGCGGAAGCTACGCCGAAAGGTGAGCGAGGAAGGTGCCGGGCACAACTACTTGGTGTGGCATTCGGCAGGCTCGGGCAAGACCAAGACCATGGCGTGGCTGGCCCACCAGCTCGCCAACATGACCAATGAGGACCACAGCTGCGTGTTCGACAGTATCATCATGGTGACCGACCGCATTGTGCTCAACCGCAACATGGCCGAGGACGTGGTGAACTTCGAGGACGTGGTGGGCACCGTGAAAGACGTGCGCCATGGTAGCAAGAACCTCGCCACCGCTATCGACGAGGGCCACCGTATCATCATCAGTACCGTGCAGAAGTTTGCCTTTGCGCTGAAAACCCTGAAGCGCGAGAAGCACCGCCAATATGCCGTCATCATTGATGAGGCCCATACCGCCGTGGGCAACGAGAGTGCCAAAGACCTGGTGAACGCCCTGAGTACTGACGAGGACCTGAAAAACATTCCCGACTTCAACCCCGATGAGTTTGAAGACGAGATGGATGCTTTCATGGCCTATCAGCAGATTATGCGCCGCTCCATGCACCACATGAGCTACTTCGCCTTCACCGCCACCCCGAAGGACAAGACCTTTGTACTCTATGGCGACGAGAACCATAAGGAGCACGACCTCTACTCGATGAAACAGGCCATCGACGAGAAGTTTATCCTCGATGTGCTGCAAAACTACAAGTCGTACCAGACCATGTTTGAGCTCATCGAAACGACCACCGACCCCGAGGAGAAAAAGAAACGCTTTGAGGAAAAGAAGTCGCTCGCCCTGATCTATGGCGAGCTGAACAAAAACTCCTACATCATGCTGCGCAAGGCCACGATGATGGTAGATCATTTTATGAAGCATACCATCGGCAAGATTGGCGGTGAAGCCAAGGCTATGGTAGTGTGCGACTCGCGCCGAGCCGCCGCCGACTATAAGCGCATCATCGACAAGGTAATAGAGCAGAACTATCATGGCGTGATCAAGACCTTGGTGGCCTTTTCGGGTGAAGTGGAAGACAGTCATGGGCACAAGTGTACCGAGGCCAGTATGAATGATGAAGGCGTGCATGACGACGGCATCCGCATCAAGTTCAAGGGGAGCGACTATAAGATACTGATTGTGGCCAACAAGTTTCAGACAGGCTTCGATCAGCCGCTGCTCCACACCATGTTTGTGGACCGCTCACTCGGCGGTATACAGTGCATCCAGACGCTGAGCCGCCTGAACCGCTGCTGTCCGGGCAAGGACGACACCATGGTCATCGACTTCCGCAACAATCCGGAAGACGTAAAGGCAGCCTTCCAGCGTTACTACACCGACATCGACCTCCTGGGCGAGGTGGACACGCAGCGTATGTACACCATGATGGATGACGTGAATCGCTGGCGCATATTCAGCGATGACGACGTGAATCGCGTGGTGAAGATGCTCCAGCGCAAGGAGACGGCAGTGGGCGTGCCGTCGCTACTGAAGACCATCGTTACCGAGCGTGTGGAACCGATGACCGACGAGGAGAAGGACCGGTATCGCAAATATGTGAACCGCTATATGCGTCAGTATGGTTTCATGGCGCAGCTAATGGACTTCGTCGATCCCGACCTGGAGAAGTTCTACGTGTTCTGCCGTGTGTTCTACAAATATCTGCCCTACACCAAAGAAACCCTCCCTATGGAGGTTCTCGACAGGATTGACCTTGACAAGCTGCGCATTCAGCTGAATTTTGACGGGCAGCTGGAGCTGGAGGACGAGGATCAGCAGATGGCATCGAGCCGCATAGGTGAAGTGGGACAAAAGCAGGAGGACGAGAAGAAGACGATAGCTGAAATCCTTGACATTGCCAACAGTCCGTTCCAAGACCTGCTCAATGAGAATGACAAGATATTGAAGCAGATCTGGATAGACATTCTGCAAGATCCGGATGTAACAGATGCCTTCAGTGCAGGCAATTCCTACGATGCCCTGATAGCACTTGTCAAGGAGAAGTTTGACGAGAAGGTGGCCGACCAGATAGAGAAATACTATAACTTCCAGGAGGAACTGGAGAAGAACCAGTCGTTCTCGATGATGCTTATCCGCAAGTTTGTGGATGCACTGGCCATGAGAAGCCGGAAGGCCAGCGAACTTGCCTACGATGAAAATACACTGAAAGAGGCGCTGATGGTCAGCCTCGGCGAGGAGTTTGTGGATGTGTGCAGCCATGTACGCTCGTTCGATGAGTTTGTGGATGTGTTCTTCGCAGTGCTCAACCGCAGCAGCCTGCCTTCGCTCGACGGTGCAGACGGCATTATCAAGAATGCGCTGAACAATATCTATTGCAATGATCATCTGCAGAACTTTGACAAGCAGACCTATTTCAACAGCCTGCTTTCTAAGTATGAGAGCTATCTGAAAAAACTTTATTACCTCTGCCATGGCGAGGAAGTGCCGTCGTCAACAGGAGATACTGACCATTCAACATTGGCAAATGCCATCCATGGTTTCAAATGTCTCTGGAATCTGAGGCATGCCGCCACAGAGGAGGGCAAGCGTTTCAGTGGCTATCTGGACATGGTGCGTCAGTGGCGTAATGATGAAGCACATCGTGCGCCCATCACAACTGACGAAGAGGTGAACGCCGCCATCAAGGTGCTTGTGGCCATGTACTTGTTTGTGACAGGAAACTCAATAACCGATTTGGAGATGCAGGAGGGTGCAGGAACCCCTACTATCAAGCAGGATCCTGATTCCCATCCCCAAGGTTACGAAGCGTTCGAGGAGGACCATCTTGGATATTCTGTAGCCGCAGAGCCTGAACCGGGCGAAGAGTAA
- a CDS encoding restriction endonuclease subunit S has translation MKRYGKYKDSAVQWLGKVPSHWNYSRIKFGLKSSFSGVWGDDEKGDDNDVVCYRVADFDYKNGGLSEEKITIRNIDEKTFKEREILPNDILIEKSGGGDVNPVGRAVIANLDHKATCSNFIHCVRCNENVLNTRLLYYFFYSIYVQKVNLLFFNQTTGIQNLKVPEYLGQVMFLPPLSEQQSIASFLDAKTKPIDDIIAKREQQIALLEEMKSAIISRAVTKGLNPEAKMKDSGIEWIGEVPENWNLLRFRLLCRISTGDSDTQDAEPDGEYPFYVRSPQVERSSKFTCEGDAILMAGDGAGAGRVFHHVDGKYAVHQRVYIFNQFNKVVDSNYLYQFMRIMFPQRMNMGSAQSTVPSVRLHMIQNFVVPIPSIDEQRTITSYLDTETAKIDVRIDKRRKQIALLQEYKQALITDAVTGKIDVRGFSS, from the coding sequence ATGAAGAGGTACGGGAAATATAAAGATAGTGCGGTGCAGTGGCTGGGGAAAGTTCCGAGCCACTGGAACTATTCACGTATTAAGTTCGGTCTCAAATCGAGTTTCTCTGGTGTATGGGGAGACGACGAAAAAGGAGATGATAATGATGTCGTGTGCTATCGTGTAGCGGATTTCGATTATAAAAATGGTGGACTTTCCGAGGAAAAGATAACTATTCGTAATATCGACGAAAAGACCTTCAAAGAAAGAGAAATTCTACCAAATGATATCCTTATTGAAAAATCAGGCGGCGGAGACGTCAATCCTGTTGGCAGAGCTGTAATAGCTAATCTTGATCATAAAGCAACATGTTCAAACTTCATACATTGTGTACGTTGCAATGAAAACGTTCTGAACACCAGATTGCTTTATTATTTCTTCTATTCGATTTATGTACAGAAGGTGAATCTTTTGTTCTTCAATCAAACAACAGGTATTCAGAATTTAAAAGTTCCTGAATATCTTGGCCAGGTAATGTTTTTGCCACCTCTTTCCGAGCAGCAATCAATAGCATCCTTCCTTGATGCCAAGACGAAACCGATAGATGATATTATCGCCAAGCGTGAACAGCAGATAGCACTTTTGGAAGAAATGAAGTCGGCCATCATCAGCCGCGCCGTCACCAAAGGGCTTAATCCCGAGGCAAAGATGAAAGATAGCGGGATTGAGTGGATTGGGGAAGTGCCTGAGAATTGGAATTTATTAAGGTTTCGATTGCTTTGTAGAATCAGTACCGGCGATAGTGATACTCAAGATGCAGAGCCAGATGGAGAATATCCTTTTTATGTACGTTCCCCGCAAGTCGAAAGGAGTTCTAAATTCACTTGTGAAGGAGATGCTATTTTAATGGCTGGCGATGGCGCTGGTGCAGGTAGAGTCTTTCATCATGTTGATGGCAAGTATGCTGTCCATCAGAGAGTTTACATTTTTAACCAATTTAATAAGGTTGTCGACTCTAATTACCTGTACCAATTTATGCGAATAATGTTCCCACAAAGAATGAATATGGGAAGTGCTCAGTCTACTGTTCCATCTGTCAGATTACACATGATTCAAAATTTTGTTGTTCCTATTCCATCTATAGATGAGCAACGCACCATCACCTCCTACCTCGACACCGAAACCGCCAAAATCGATGTACGGATAGATAAGCGTCGCAAGCAGATAGCACTTTTGCAGGAGTATAAGCAAGCCCTCATCACCGATGCCGTTACAGGAAAAATTGATGTGAGAGGATTTTCTTCTTAA
- the rhuM gene encoding virulence protein RhuM/Fic/DOC family protein, with amino-acid sequence MDSKGEIKIYQTQDGQTAIDVRLENETVWLNQDQIALLFDKSKSTINEHINNVFKEGELEKEEVVRKFRITTQHGAMTGKTQEHDVMFYNLDVIISVGYRVKSKRGTQFRQWANTVLKEYLVKGYAIKNDLARQRYDDLRHVVEVMGRTIKSLDAKVFDETEKAADNADEREALISVVTDYTQALDTLDDYDYQRLEVSDTNEQERFHATYDNAMEAIQSLKEKFGASQWFANEKDDSFKSSIGQIYQTFGGVELYPSVEEKAAMLLYLVTKNHSFSDGNKRIAATLFLWFMNNNDILYNPDGSKRIGDNTLVALTLMIAESRTEEKDTMVKVVVNLINKKNI; translated from the coding sequence ATGGATAGTAAAGGCGAGATAAAGATATATCAGACGCAGGACGGGCAGACCGCCATCGACGTGCGACTGGAGAACGAGACGGTGTGGCTCAACCAAGACCAGATTGCCCTATTGTTTGACAAGTCAAAGTCAACCATCAATGAGCATATCAACAATGTGTTCAAAGAGGGTGAATTGGAGAAAGAAGAGGTAGTTCGGAAATTCCGAATAACCACTCAACACGGTGCAATGACAGGAAAGACACAAGAGCATGACGTGATGTTCTACAACCTTGACGTGATTATTTCTGTGGGTTATCGTGTAAAGAGTAAGAGAGGTACGCAGTTTCGCCAATGGGCCAATACCGTACTAAAGGAATACCTCGTCAAGGGCTATGCCATCAAGAACGACCTTGCCCGGCAGCGGTACGACGACCTACGGCATGTGGTGGAGGTGATGGGGCGCACCATCAAGTCACTCGATGCCAAGGTGTTCGACGAGACCGAGAAGGCTGCTGACAATGCCGACGAGCGCGAGGCACTCATCAGCGTGGTAACCGACTATACCCAGGCACTCGACACCCTCGACGATTACGACTACCAGCGGCTGGAGGTGAGCGACACCAACGAGCAGGAGCGGTTTCATGCCACCTACGACAATGCGATGGAGGCCATACAGAGTCTGAAGGAAAAGTTTGGCGCCAGCCAGTGGTTTGCCAACGAGAAGGACGACTCGTTCAAGAGCTCCATCGGACAGATTTATCAGACTTTCGGTGGTGTGGAACTTTATCCGTCCGTAGAGGAGAAAGCCGCCATGCTACTCTATCTCGTTACCAAGAACCACTCGTTCAGCGATGGCAATAAGCGCATTGCCGCCACACTCTTCCTTTGGTTTATGAACAACAACGACATCCTCTACAACCCCGATGGCTCCAAGCGCATCGGCGACAATACCCTCGTGGCACTCACGCTGATGATTGCGGAAAGCCGGACGGAAGAAAAGGATACCATGGTAAAGGTGGTGGTGAACCTGATCAACAAAAAGAACATATAG
- a CDS encoding class I SAM-dependent DNA methyltransferase, with amino-acid sequence MTEQELASVIWDIKEIIRGLYDDAEVEDVILPFTLLRRLDCVLDEKRDAIMEELSKIPTDAPEKMKKIKLDSILRRNNLTFFNVSGLSMEKMLAAPAQIATSFDYYLNSFTDNVRDILANFVHKQDAGDHLDLSDIYRRLAESNKLFSVCQMFVQRADLHPDKMSNAMMGTVFENVIRRSKESSNTKAGQFYTPRDIVQLLVALTISGHEDELYIPGRIFSIYDPCCGTGGMLTEGKAYLQRLAHNPDLKVQLFGQELNDKTYAICKADLLMKGDDHNISQQLFKGNTFSEDRLYGRTFNFMLANPPFGVDWGKDEYVKKCVQNDNAPGRRFEAGLPTTSDGSLLFLMHMVAKMDQENGSRIGIVLNGSPLFNGDAGSGWSNIRKMLLDRNLLDCIVSLPGDLFYGTGISTYLWILDNKRPVEKQGKVLFIDASHKHEYAKLLQTNLGKKRYDISEEGAKNILDIYREYQSVSCDILNENTGEVEHLETAKKLDYDDFLYTKVAVRRPMRYWFEGITSKYEQMKAEEGFKPDDKKNLIYKNVAAIDGIDKRRSDTEFFAFLKSKKCKPSAAEIKNIRKAWGSMSEDAPEVLNNPYKADSGFLEDGNLTTPRTFPLSRTSTSTLNVRCCPSLPMRGWTAVKIR; translated from the coding sequence ATGACCGAACAAGAATTAGCGTCCGTGATATGGGACATTAAAGAAATAATAAGAGGACTGTACGATGATGCCGAGGTGGAGGATGTGATTTTGCCCTTCACCCTGCTGCGCCGACTGGACTGTGTGCTCGACGAAAAGCGCGATGCCATCATGGAGGAACTGAGCAAGATCCCTACTGATGCGCCCGAGAAGATGAAGAAAATTAAGCTCGACAGCATTCTCCGTCGAAACAACCTGACCTTTTTTAATGTGTCCGGTCTCTCGATGGAAAAAATGCTGGCTGCCCCGGCACAGATTGCCACCTCGTTCGACTATTATCTCAACTCCTTCACCGACAACGTGCGCGACATCCTTGCCAACTTCGTACACAAGCAGGACGCCGGCGACCACCTTGACCTGAGCGACATCTACCGTCGGTTGGCTGAGAGCAACAAACTCTTCTCTGTGTGCCAGATGTTTGTGCAGCGTGCCGACCTGCACCCTGACAAGATGAGCAACGCCATGATGGGGACTGTCTTTGAGAATGTGATTCGCCGCTCTAAGGAATCGAGCAATACCAAGGCGGGACAGTTCTACACCCCACGCGACATCGTGCAGTTGCTCGTGGCGCTCACCATCAGCGGACACGAGGACGAGCTTTACATTCCCGGGCGTATCTTCTCCATCTACGACCCCTGCTGTGGCACGGGTGGTATGCTTACCGAGGGCAAGGCGTATCTCCAGCGGCTGGCCCACAACCCCGACTTGAAGGTGCAGCTCTTCGGACAGGAGCTTAACGACAAGACCTACGCCATCTGCAAAGCCGACCTACTGATGAAGGGCGACGACCACAACATCAGTCAGCAGCTTTTCAAGGGCAACACCTTCAGCGAAGACCGTCTCTATGGCCGCACATTCAACTTCATGCTTGCCAACCCACCCTTCGGAGTAGATTGGGGCAAAGATGAATATGTGAAGAAATGTGTGCAGAACGACAACGCCCCTGGCCGACGTTTCGAGGCAGGTCTGCCCACCACCAGTGACGGCTCGCTGCTCTTCCTCATGCACATGGTTGCCAAGATGGACCAGGAGAACGGCTCGCGCATCGGCATCGTGCTCAACGGCTCGCCGCTCTTCAACGGTGATGCTGGTTCGGGCTGGAGTAATATCCGCAAAATGCTGCTCGACCGCAACCTGCTCGACTGCATCGTGTCGCTTCCCGGCGACCTGTTTTATGGCACGGGCATCTCTACCTATCTGTGGATACTCGACAACAAACGGCCTGTGGAAAAGCAAGGAAAGGTGCTCTTCATCGACGCATCGCACAAGCACGAGTATGCCAAGTTGCTGCAGACCAACCTCGGCAAGAAACGTTATGACATCAGCGAGGAGGGGGCAAAGAATATTCTTGATATCTACAGAGAATATCAGAGCGTGAGCTGCGACATCCTCAACGAAAACACGGGTGAGGTGGAGCATTTGGAGACAGCCAAGAAGCTGGATTACGACGACTTTCTCTATACCAAGGTAGCAGTGCGCCGCCCTATGCGCTATTGGTTTGAAGGTATCACCTCCAAGTATGAGCAAATGAAGGCGGAAGAGGGTTTCAAGCCCGATGACAAGAAGAACCTTATCTATAAGAACGTTGCCGCCATTGATGGAATCGACAAGAGGCGCAGCGACACCGAGTTTTTCGCATTTCTGAAAAGCAAGAAGTGCAAACCATCTGCAGCAGAAATCAAGAACATCCGCAAGGCATGGGGCTCGATGAGCGAAGATGCTCCCGAAGTGCTCAACAATCCCTACAAGGCTGACAGTGGCTTTCTGGAGGACGGCAATCTCACGACACCGAGAACATTCCCTTTAAGCAGGACATCGACCAGTACTTTGAACGTGAGGTGCTGCCCTTCACTCCCGATGCGTGGATGGACCGCAGTAAAGATAAGATAG
- a CDS encoding helix-turn-helix transcriptional regulator — translation MAKDINRIKVVLVEHKRTNKWLAEQLGINPTTVSKWCTNTTQPNIETLLQIAKLIDVEVQELLIK, via the coding sequence ATGGCAAAAGACATCAATCGAATCAAGGTCGTGCTTGTTGAGCATAAGCGCACCAACAAGTGGCTTGCCGAACAGTTGGGCATTAACCCCACTACCGTTTCCAAGTGGTGTACCAACACGACCCAGCCCAACATCGAAACTTTGCTCCAGATAGCCAAACTCATCGATGTGGAGGTGCAGGAACTATTGATTAAATAG
- a CDS encoding DUF4468 domain-containing protein, with amino-acid sequence MKKPLLMIAFVMATVCANAQIMRVDELEKYVKEKYGDKWTEAATNISKSIELDKNNAMTFVQVISCDGQSAEQLYVNLNYWFTATFNDANSVIKLNDKESGVIIASGYMADIAGHAGGTNSYNVSIKPVIRADIKEGKIRVTYSIDHYDVTVLAGGGIMGALAGSIPTRVEEKWVLDKCYPFTEKDVHHAKKTSSKALVMSYAYSNVLLDKIEEAAKHGLVGNENDNW; translated from the coding sequence ATGAAGAAACCACTGTTAATGATTGCCTTTGTTATGGCAACCGTGTGTGCGAATGCGCAGATTATGCGTGTAGATGAGTTGGAGAAGTACGTCAAGGAGAAGTATGGCGACAAGTGGACAGAAGCTGCCACCAACATCTCGAAGAGCATTGAACTCGACAAGAACAACGCAATGACCTTCGTGCAAGTTATCTCGTGTGACGGGCAGTCAGCGGAGCAGCTGTACGTGAACCTTAACTACTGGTTTACCGCAACCTTCAACGATGCCAACTCTGTGATCAAGTTGAACGACAAGGAGAGTGGTGTCATCATCGCGTCGGGCTATATGGCCGACATCGCCGGTCATGCAGGAGGAACGAACTCTTACAATGTGAGTATCAAGCCTGTGATTAGAGCGGATATCAAGGAAGGTAAGATCAGGGTAACTTACTCCATCGACCACTATGACGTGACGGTGCTTGCCGGAGGTGGAATCATGGGGGCACTTGCAGGCTCTATCCCTACAAGGGTTGAGGAGAAATGGGTACTTGACAAGTGTTATCCGTTCACGGAGAAAGATGTCCATCATGCCAAGAAAACATCAAGCAAAGCGCTCGTGATGTCTTACGCTTACTCGAATGTATTGCTCGACAAGATTGAAGAAGCTGCCAAGCATGGGCTTGTGGGCAACGAAAATGACAACTGGTAA